One genomic region from Streptomyces sp. NBC_00582 encodes:
- a CDS encoding FAD-dependent oxidoreductase, whose protein sequence is MAQTADAARTVIMTVDDDPGVSRAVARDLRRRYGASYRIVRAESGESALEALRELKLRGDLVAVILADYRMPQMNGIEFLEQALDIYPGARRVLLTAYADTNAAIDAINVVDLDHYLLKPWDPPEEKLYPVLDDLLEAWRCSDYKPVPATKVIGHRWSARSSDVREFLARNQVPYRWYSTEEPEGQRLLTAAGQDGQRLPVVITAEGTALVEPEVPELAAHVGLATTPTADFYDLVVIGGGPAGLGAAVYGASEGLRTVLVERSATGGQAGQSSRIENYLGFPDGVSGGQLTDRARRQATKFGAEILSAREVTGLESSGAARLVRFADGSQIAAHSVILATGVSYRKLEAPGADELSGRGVFYGSALTEAAACQGHDVYIVGGANSAGQAAMYLARGAKSVTLLVRGADLTASMSHYLIQQIAESPNIFVRAHTVVEAAHGDNHLEQLTLRDTTSGQTELVDAQWLFVFIGAAPLTDWLDGTVSRDERGFILAGPDLTADGRPPANWELDRPPYHLETDIPGVFVAGDARAESAKRVASAVGEGAMAVMLVHRYLEQS, encoded by the coding sequence ATGGCACAGACCGCGGACGCTGCGCGGACCGTCATCATGACCGTGGACGACGACCCCGGGGTCTCCCGCGCCGTCGCCCGCGACCTGCGGCGGCGCTACGGCGCCTCGTACCGGATCGTGCGCGCGGAGTCCGGCGAGTCCGCGCTGGAGGCGCTGCGGGAACTGAAGCTGCGCGGCGACCTCGTGGCGGTGATCCTGGCCGACTACCGCATGCCGCAGATGAACGGCATCGAGTTCCTCGAACAGGCCCTGGACATCTATCCGGGCGCCCGGCGGGTGCTGCTGACCGCCTACGCGGACACCAACGCGGCAATCGACGCGATCAACGTCGTCGACCTCGACCACTACCTCCTCAAGCCATGGGACCCGCCCGAGGAGAAGCTCTACCCGGTCCTGGACGACCTGCTGGAGGCGTGGCGGTGCAGCGACTACAAGCCGGTGCCCGCCACCAAGGTGATCGGACACCGCTGGTCGGCCCGCTCGTCGGACGTACGGGAGTTCCTGGCCCGCAACCAGGTGCCGTACCGCTGGTACTCCACCGAGGAGCCCGAGGGGCAGCGGCTGCTGACCGCCGCAGGGCAGGACGGGCAGCGGCTGCCGGTGGTGATCACGGCGGAAGGTACGGCGCTCGTCGAGCCGGAGGTGCCGGAACTGGCCGCGCACGTGGGCCTGGCGACGACACCCACGGCCGACTTCTACGACCTGGTCGTCATCGGCGGCGGCCCGGCAGGGCTCGGTGCGGCGGTGTACGGGGCCTCGGAGGGGCTGCGTACGGTGCTCGTGGAGCGGTCGGCGACCGGCGGGCAGGCCGGACAGAGCTCGCGGATCGAGAACTACCTGGGCTTCCCCGACGGCGTCTCCGGCGGCCAGCTCACCGACCGGGCGCGACGCCAGGCCACCAAGTTCGGCGCCGAGATCCTCTCCGCGCGGGAGGTGACCGGTCTGGAGAGCAGCGGGGCGGCCCGGCTCGTACGGTTCGCGGACGGGTCGCAGATCGCGGCGCACAGCGTGATCCTGGCGACCGGTGTGTCGTACCGGAAGCTGGAGGCGCCGGGTGCCGACGAGTTGTCGGGCCGCGGGGTGTTCTACGGGTCCGCGCTCACCGAGGCCGCCGCCTGCCAGGGCCACGACGTGTACATCGTCGGCGGCGCCAACTCGGCCGGGCAGGCGGCGATGTACCTGGCCCGGGGCGCCAAGTCGGTCACTCTGCTGGTGCGCGGAGCGGACCTCACCGCGTCGATGTCGCACTATTTGATCCAGCAGATCGCCGAGTCGCCGAACATCTTTGTACGGGCCCACACGGTCGTCGAGGCCGCGCACGGCGACAACCACCTGGAACAGCTGACGTTGCGCGACACGACGAGCGGGCAGACCGAACTCGTCGACGCGCAATGGCTGTTCGTGTTCATCGGCGCGGCCCCGCTGACCGACTGGCTGGACGGCACGGTGTCGCGGGACGAGCGCGGGTTCATCCTCGCCGGGCCCGATCTGACCGCCGACGGGCGGCCACCGGCCAACTGGGAGCTGGACCGGCCGCCGTACCACCTGGAGACCGACATTCCCGGCGTGTTCGTCGCCGGGGACGCGCGCGCCGAGTCCGCGAAGCGGGTCGCGTCCGCCGTCGGAGAGGGAGCCATGGCCGTGATGCTCGTCCACCGGTATCTGGAGCAGTCATGA
- a CDS encoding VOC family protein: MTRPPRRDHPNGRRGAVRQTEVDRLPVLGARHVEIGQGEQSWTTLVDPHGNEFCLLGPRRSRPERSRATTTQCLKGGAAPSRRRPVIRSLEVRDVWHRPRTLRGPSS, from the coding sequence ATCACTCGACCCCCGCGGCGAGACCACCCGAATGGGCGTCGCGGGGCCGTCCGGCAGACCGAGGTCGACCGGCTGCCGGTCCTCGGGGCGCGGCACGTGGAGATCGGCCAGGGAGAGCAGTCCTGGACCACACTGGTGGACCCGCACGGCAACGAGTTCTGCCTGCTCGGCCCGCGGCGGAGCCGACCGGAGCGAAGCAGGGCGACGACCACACAATGTCTGAAAGGCGGCGCGGCACCGAGCCGGCGCCGACCGGTGATCCGATCACTCGAGGTGAGAGACGTATGGCACAGACCGCGGACGCTGCGCGGACCGTCATCATGA